The nucleotide sequence GGGGACCTCTGGTGTCCCCAGCCTGGTCCTGTTGGCCAAGAGACCCCTGCGGACCTCTGGTGTCCCCAGCCTGGTCATGTTGGCCATGGGGACCTCTGGTGTCCCCAACTGGTCGTGTTGGCCAGGAGACCCCTGGGGACCTCTGGTGTCCCCAGCCTGGTCCTGTTGGCCAGGAGACCCCTGGGGACCTCTGGTGTCCCCAGCCTGGTCCTGTTGGCCAAGAGACCCCTGCGGACCTCTGGTGTCCCCAGCCTGGTCATGTTGGCCATGGGGACCTCTGGTGTCCCCAACTGGTCGTGTTGGCCAAGAGACCCCTGGGGACCTCTGGTGTCCCCAGCCTGGTCCTGTTGGCCAAGAGACCCCTGGGGACCTCTGGTGTCCCCAGCCTGGTCCTGTTGGCCAGGAGACCCCTGGGGACCTCTGGTGTCCCCAGCCTGGTCCTGTTGGCCAAGAGACCCCTGCGGACCTCTGGTGTCCCCAGCCTGGTCATGTTGGCCATGGGGACCTCTGGTGTCCCCAACTGGTCGTGTTGGCCAGGAGACCCCTGGGGACCTCTGGTGTCCCCAGCCTGGTCCTGTTGGCCAAGAGACCCCTGGGGACCTCTGGTGTCCCCAGCCTGGTCCTGTTGGCCAAGAGACCCCTGCGGACCTCTGGTGTCCCCAGCCTGGTCATGTTGGCCATGGGGACCTCTGGTGTCCCCAACTGGTCCTGTTGGCCAAGAGACCCCTGGGGACCTCTGGTGTCCCCAGCCTGGTCGTGTTGGCCATAGGGACCCTCAGGGGACCCCACAGCATCCCCGATCCATCGATGCTGGCCGGGCCCTCCCCAACTgacctcctcccccccccagttCATCGTGCACGAGGTGCCGGGGCAGGAGATCGAGGTGGAGCTGTTCGACAAGGACCCCGACCAGGACGACCTCCTGGGCAGGTGAGGGGGGgccggacgccggggccccccgggccccccgcctGCCCGGCAGCTCACCGCtgcttccccccgccccaggaTGAAGCTGGACCTCGGGGAGGTGCTGAAGGCCCGGGTGCTGGAGGAGGTGGgtgccgggccggggcgccgggcggggggcgcgggggccctGCTGACCCCTCGGCCCCCGCAGTGGTTCCCGCTGCAGGacggcggccggggccggctccGCCTGCGCCTCGAGTGGCTCACGCTCATGTCCGACGCCTCCAAGCTGGACGAGGTGAGGGCGGCTCGCCGCGGGGGCGAGTTTGCGGGGCctcggctcggccccggcgggcggctccCACcccgtccgtccgtctgtccgtcccCCCCCAGGTTTTGCAGAGGAACCGGACCATCGCGGCCAAACCCGATCCCCCGTCGGCCGCCATCCTGGTCGTGTACCTGGACCGGGCCCAGGAGCTGCCCGTGAGTGCGGGGCTCCCCCccggggggggtcccagggtgcggggggggggcaggtccccaccccggggctgcccctaaccccccccccaccccccggtCCCGTGCAGCTGAAGAAGTCCGGGAAGGAGCCCAACCCCATGGTGCAGGTGTCGGTGCAGGACGTCACGCGGGAGAGCAAGGTGGGCGCGCggccgggggggcccggggggcccgggggggcccgggggggccgggggcggcagGGCGCCGCCGTCCCCGTGACCCGCGCTCCCGCAGGTGGTCTACAACACGGCCGCCCCGGTCTGGGAAGACGCTTTCCGCTTCTTCCTGCACGACCCGGCGCACCAGGACGTGGACATCCAGGTGAGCCCCgagcccgccggcgccccggggcgccccgcgcccctctgagcgccccccgcgccccctccccagGTGAAGGACGACATGCGCCAGAGCAGCCTGGGCTCCGTCTCCGTGCACCTCTCCCGCCTGCTCGCGGCGCCCGAGCTGACGCTGCGGCAGCCGTTCGCGCTGGAGCGCTCGGGGCCCCGCAGCCGCCTCTACATGACGCTGGTGCTGCGGGTGAGCGGggctccggcgcggcggggggctgaCACGgcggcagccccccgccgctGACcgaccccccacccccccgcagGTGCTCTTCCTCGACGCCCCCGAGGGCGGCTgcggccccccgcccgcccccccgggGCAGCTGGACCTgcagcccggcggcgccggggccggcagcaGCGCCGAGCGGCCCAGCAAGGCCAGCCCCGACCCCCAGTTTGGCACCGAGGTGGGCTGGGGGGACCCTGGGGGGGCCTAAAGCAGGGGGTCCTGGGGGTGCTGGAGGGGTGCTGGGGGGACAGAGTGGGGGTGAGAGGCTGGCTGTGCTGGGGGCGGGAAGGGGGTCCTGGGGGGCAGGATGATGGTGATGGGCTGGGTGtgctgggggcaggaggggggtcctggggggcaGGATGGTGGTGATGGGCAGGGTGTGCTGGGGAGCAGGATGGTGGTGATGGgctggggggcagaggggggaGCTTGggccccccagcccagcccagccccacgccCCCgtcccccccgtgtcccccccagCACGTGCTCCGGATCCATCTCCTGGAGGCCGAGAACCTCATCGCCAAGGACAACTTCCTCAAGGGCATGGTGCGGGGCAAGTCGGACCCCTACGCCAAGGTGCGGGTGGCCGGGAAGGTTTTCCGCAGCCGCGTGGTCAAGGAGGAGCTGAACCCCCGCTGGAACGAGGTCTACgaggtgcggggggggggggggggtgcgggggggcccaggcgtccgggcggctCCCCGTCGCCTCCGGCTTCCCGGCGCCGCCTCTCCCTCGCCAGGTGGTCGTGGACAGCGTCCCGGGGCAGGACGTGGAGTTCGACCTCTTCGACAAGGACATCGACAAGGACGATTTCCTGGGCCGGTGGgtgccgggggcggcgggcggcggcggcgcgtcccatcccgtcccccgtccccccccccggtgccgaCGCCAGCACCGAccctcgccgccgcctccgcaGGTGCAAGGTGCCGCTGCGCCGGGTGCTGAGCAGCCGCGTGGTGGACGAGGTTAGgaggggggccggggcggggagggggcggcggcggggggccgcggcgggggctcACCCgtcgtgtccccccccccccccccccggcagtGGCTGCCCCTGGAGGAGGTGAAGTCCGGCCGCCTCCACGTGCGCCTGGAGAGCCTGGCGCCGTGCCCCAGCGCCGCCCTCCTGGAGCAGGTACCGGGGCtgggagcggcgcggccgcgggtgCCACGAGCTGCCCGGGTCTCAgccggcgccggcccgcgcgccgctcccccccccccccaggtccTGCACGCCAACGGCCTCCTGCAGCCCGCCCGGGGCGAGGAGCTCTCGGCCGCCCTGCTCTCCGTCTTCGTGGACCGAGCCGCCGACCTCCCGGTGAGcgggtgcccggacgcctgggcccccttgTCCCCGGGGCttcgggggaggggaggggaggggggtgcccggggcggcccccgcccgccgcgtTCCCGTCCCCAACCCGCTGCCCCCCCAGGTCCGCAGGGGCTCCAAGCCGCCCGCCGCCTGCGCCAGCCTCGCTGTGCGCGACGTCTCCGTCAAGACCAAGGTGAGCGCCGGCGCGGGGACGGGGAGCGGGGCGACGGGGCCGGGGGCGCTGCGGGGGGGCCGGGGTCTCTCACTAGATCTCGCCCTCCTCCCCCGTCCCCAGACCTGTGCCCCCAGCTCAGAGCCGGTGTGGGATGAAGGCTTCTCCTTCCTCATCAAGCGGCCCCATGGGGAGTCACTGGAGCTGCAGGTATCTGTCCCCGTCCCCGGGGTCCTGCCCCATCCCTGCGACCCCCATCCCTGGGACCCCCAACCCCAGGGTCCTGCCCTATCCCTGGGACCCCCATCCTCAGGGTCCTGCCCCCTCGCTGGGACCCCCATCCCCAGGGTCCTGCCCCCTTGCTCCATCCCCTGTCCCTGGGGtccagccccctccccagggTCCTGACCCATCCCCAGGGTCCTGCCCCATCCCTGCGACCCCCATCCCCGGGGTCCTACCCTGTTCCCTGGAGTCCTGCCCCATCCCCAGGGTCCTGCCCCCTCGCTGAGACCTCCATCCCCAGGGTCCTGCCCCATCCCTGCGACCCCCATCCCCAGGGTCTTGCCCTGTTCCCTGGAGTCCTGCCCCATCCTCAGGGTCCTGCCCCCTTGCTGGGACCCCCATCCCCAGGGTCCTGCCCCCTTGCTCCTTCCCCTGTCCCCGGGgtcctgccccctccccagggTCCTGACCCATCCCTGGGGTCCTGCCCCCTCGCTGGGACCCCGTCCCTGGGGTGCTGCCTGTCTGAGCTGCCGCATCCCCCCAGGTGAGGGACGAGGGGGGGCAGCCCCTGGGTGCCCTcagcctgcccctgccccagctgctggcCTCGGAGGGGCTCGCCGTGGACGGCTGGTTCCCGCTGGCCGGGGGGGGCCCCGGCGGGCAGGTCCTGCTGCGGGCGCAGCTGGGGGTGAGTGTCGGTGTCGGGGGGTGGccgtggcggggggggggaggccgggACCCCCCTCACCCTCCTGCTCGGCCTCCCCAGGTCCTGGTGTCCCAGGACGTGGAGGGGGCGGCCGGCGACGGGGGGGACCCCGAGCCCCAGGACGTGGAGCcgcggcaggaggaggagagcggaGCTGGGGGGCAGCTGCGCCAGCGCCTGGCCCCCGCGGAGGGGTGAGGGGGGCGCGAGACCCCGGCCGCTGCCTGCGTGGGGCGGGGGTCCGGGTGGCCCCCCCCTCCCGGCTTGggagaggctggggggggggtgtccagGCACGGTGCCCAGGGGGATCTGGGTGCCAAGCCAGGAAGGGGGGTGCAGGCACAGAGCCCGGCTGCATGTGGAGGTCTGGATGCGGGGTGCGAGCCCCCCAGCCGGGGGGGGGTCTCTGCCGCGCTGACCTCTCCCCCgcagccgcgccgagccggcgGAGCCCCCCCTGGGCCGGCTGCAGCTCTCGCTCTGCTACCGCGCCGACGAGCGGAAGCTGGTGGCCGTCGTGCACGCCTGCAGGTAAcggggcgcccggacgcctgggccccgcaGAGGGGGCTcgggccccccgcggcggctgatccgccccccccccccccccccccccgctgcagGAAGCTCCGGGCGGTCTCCAAGGACCTCCCCGACCCCTACGTCTCCCTCGTCCTCCTGCCCGACAAGAGCCGGGCCACCAAGAGGAAGACCAGCGCGCAGAGGAAGACCCTGAACCCCGACTTCAACGAGAAGTGCgtggggggcggccggggggcgcagccctgcccggcgccccccggctCAGCCCGCTCTCCCCAGGTTCGAGTGGGACCTGTCCCTGGAGGAGGCCGGGCGGCGCAAGCTGGAAGCTCACGTCAAATCCACGGTGTCCTTCATGTCGCGGGAGAAGGAGGCGCTGGGGAAGGtgcggcggggggccggggcggcggggggctggcCGGGGTGCCCGCCGCACAGCCCCTCCTCAGCCCTCGCTCTCCCCCAGCTCCACCTGGACCTGGCGCAGGTGGACTTGTCCGAAGGGGGGGCCCACTGGTGAGTGGGGCTGGGCCAGGGGGAGCTGCCCTGGGCAGGGGGAGGTCGGACCCATGCAGGGGGTCtgccccgggggcggggggtcTGCATCAAGGGAGGGTGTCTGTGCCCCAAAGATGGGAGATCTGCCCCAGGGATGGGGGTGTTGCATCAAGGGAGGGGATCTGTGCCCCAGGGATGGGGGATCTGCGCCCCAGGGATGGGGGATCTGCATCAAGGGAGGGTGTCTCTGCCCTAAAGATGGGGGATCTGCCCCGCGGTTGGGGGGTCTGCATCAAGGGAGGGGATCTGCCCCCTAGGGCTGGGGGATCTGCCCCAGGGCTGGGGGGTCTGCATCAAGGGAGGGGATCTgtgccccggggctggggggatGTGCCCCAGGGACCGGGATATCTGCCCCACGCAGGGGCTCTGCCCCCGGCCTGGGGGCCCCGTCCTgcccgcggggggcggcggggggctccgggggggCCGCGCCCCCGTCGGGGCCCCGCTCAGCCCCGTCTCCCAGGTACGAGCTGCGGGACGAGCGGAGCAGCCCCtagcgccggccccggccccggccccggccccggccccggccccggcgcgtcCCGCCGCCACCGCCTGCCTTGCACTGACCAAAGAGCCGGGGGGGCCGGACGGGGCGCTcgcccggcccccccccgccgccgcttcAGACTGTTACTATTTATGTTGTGCCTTTTCGCCCCCGTTTCTATCGAGGGAgacccgccccccccccccccgtcgcGGGGAGACGCTTGTGTTAGAGCCACCGCCACCGCCGTGCCACCGCCGTGCCCGTCCCCTCGCTGCctgcccggggggctgcggccccCCGTCTCCCCCCCGTGCAAAtaaaggagggaggagagagccGCGGCCTCTGCGTGGTCCCTGGGGGGTCAGGGTAGGgtgggcccccccccccgggaggCCATCGCTGGGGCTGTCCCCCATGGGCTGCTGTCATTGAGGTGGCCTTTACGGGGGTTCCTCCTATGGGGGGGCATCCGTGGGGAGTCCCCCATTGCATTGTCCCCCGCGGGATGCCACCGTTGGAGTGTTCCCCATTAGGGTGCCATCGGTGGGGTGTCTTCCGTGGGGTGTCCCCTGTGGGGATGCTGTCACTGGGATGTCCTCCATGGGGTGCCACCAAGGGAGGGTCCCTCCATGGGGTCATTGGTGCGTCCCCCGCTGGTTTGCTCCCCGTGGGGCTTTCCTGTTGGGTTGTCCGCTGTGGGATGTCCCCCGCTGGGGTGCCACCAGTGGGGTGTCCTCCAGTAAGGTGTCCCCACTGTGGTTCCCCACTGGGTTGTCCCCCCGTGTGGTGTTCGCCCCTTGGGGTGTTCCAGCTGGGGTCTCCTATTGAGCTGGCTCCTCACCTTGGGGTGTCCCTGTGGGGTGCTCTCATTAAGGCACCCCACTGGGGTGTCCCCCGTGGGGGGGTTcctcagccccccccccgggcctgCTCCGTGCCCATCTATAGGCAAAAAATGCCCCCCGGGAGCAGGGGCGGGGCCTCGCCTCGCCCCGCCTCCATGCATGCATAATGTAGCATCTCATTAGCATTCGATGACGCACTCGGCCCGCGGCCAATGGGCGGGCGGTGACGTCGGGCGGTAGAAAGCGCCGATCCCGAGGGGAAGCGGCTGCCAGTGCccggagcgggagcgggagcggcgcCGCCATGGTGGGGGCCGGGTGCAatgcacggggggggggggggggacggaaCCGGGACCGGGTGCAAtgcacggggcggggggaccGGGACCGGGTGCAATGCACGGAGGGGCCGTGGCTGGATGCAGTGTGGGGCGGAGGCCTAGGacgcggggggagggggggccggGATGCGCCGGCGGGGACCGGGCCTGGGAAAGTGCGGGGGTGGGGGCGaaggggggctgggggcagcgcaccggggggggggcagcggggctgggggcggtgcaccgggggggagaggggctgggggcCGTGCACggcggggcagccggggccgccgccgccgccgggggggcAGCCCGTGGCGCTGGCACCCGACGGCGCGGCCCGGTGCCGGCTCACGGCCGCGCTCTCCCCGCAGTGCGACTTCTCGGAGGAGCAGACGGCCGGTGAGTGCCGGGGTCACCGCGGAGCGGGGGCaccgggacgggacgggacgggggtACCGGGGAGGTGtcggcccccgccccgccccggcagCTCGGGCGTTTCCCGGGGCGAGGTGCCGCCCGGTACCGGGGCGGTCCGCGCACTtcgggccgggcccggcgggacatggcggcgccggggagcgccCGGTACCGGGACGGCGGTGGCTCCAGGCCCGGTTGCGCCATTTGCCCTTATATGGGCATAACACGGGGCCGGGCCGCACATTCCTGCGGGGTGGggccgcccggacgcctgggcccctgccgCAGGGGAGGGGTGagcgcgggagcggggcgggaggcggcccGGGGACCGGTCCGCTTCCTGCACGGGCAGCAtcccgcccggacgcctgggtcccctccCCGGAGGGGAGGGGTGAGAGCCCGGAGCAGGGCGGGAGGTGGCCCGGTCGCCTGGGCCCTCTTCCTGCTCGGGCCCCTTTAGCCCGGCGGgagagggggcggcgggggctcggacgcctgggccctcccGGGCGAGGCGGTTCCGTGACCCAATTCCCGCCAGGCGTCGGGTTCCTCTCGGGAAACCGGATCCCGCTCGGAAACGAAACCCGAGGCGGAAGctggcggccgccccgggcggcTGCACCCGCCCccgtggggtggggggggctgtggggtcCCACAGGGTGCCAGGCGTGGGGCCCTGCAGGACGCAGTGCAGGGTCCCATGGGCTACGGGGTCCTGTGGGCGCAAGGTGCGTGACCCTGTGGGGCGCAGGGTACAACGTGGGACCCACCCCCCTCCTTGCACTCTGGGGTGCAaggtgcagggccctggggggTATGAGGTGTGGGGCCACGCGGGACGTAAGGCGCAGGGTCCCATGGGCGCAGGGTGCGTGCTGCAATGGGGTGCAAGGTACAACATGCAAGTGGGGTATGGGGTCCCATAAGGTGCACAGCGCAGTGGGGTGCAGCATCCCCGTGGGGTGCAGCATCCCCGTGGGGTGCAGGGCACGGCGCGTGGGGTTCCGTGGGGCACAGGGTCCCAAAGGCAGGGGGTGCAGGCTCCTGGGGGGCAGCCCCACTGATGCCGACGGCCCCGCAGAGTTCAAGGAGGCGTTCCAGCTCTTCGACCGCACGGGGGACGGGAAGATCCTGTACAGCCAGTGCGGGGACGTGATGCGGGCGCTGGGCCAGAACCCCACCAACGCCGAGGTCATGAAGGTGCTGGGCAACCCCAAGAGCGATGGTGAGCGGGCGGGAGGCCCCCACCCGGgtgggccgcggcggcccccagCCCGTCCTCACCGCGTCCCTTCCCGGCCAGAGATGAACCTGAAGACCCTGAGCTTCGAGCAGTTCCTGCCCATGATGCAGACCATCGCCAAGAACAAGGACCAGGGCTGCTTCGAGGACTACGTGGAGGGGCTGCGGGTCTTCGACAAGGAGGGCAACGGCACCGTCATGGGCGCTGAGATCCGCCACGTCCTTGTCACCCTGGGTGAGCACCAGGCTGGTCCCCCCCGGCCCTGGGGACCCCCCCCAAAGCCTTGTGAGCTCCAGCGGGCCCCAGGGAGCCTGTGTGCTCCTGGCTGGCCGTGGAGACCCTCTGAATCCCCCTAAGCTCCCTGCAGTCAGTCCTGGGGACCCCCCCCGAAGCCCTGGCTGGCCCCAGGCACTTCCTAACCCCCCCATGAAGCCCCAGTCAGCTCCAGGGATCCCCCAAACTCCCAGCTGGGCCCAGGAACCCCCTGAACCTCCTGGTCCTGGAGAccccccccaaacctgcagGTGGCCCCAGGGACCTTCTGAACCCCCCTGAGCTCCTGGTCAGtcccagggaccccccccccccaaggaccCTCTGAAGCCCCCAAACCTTGGCCAGCCCTGGGGACCCCCCCCTGAGCCCGCGTCCCGGGGTGCCCCCGCCTCTCCCGCAGGCGAGAAGATGAcggaggaggaggtggagcaGCTGGTGGCCGGGCACGAGGACAGCAACGGCTGCATTAACTACGAAGGTGAgggcggggggcccgggggggcgggcggggggctcggcgcgtgccccgctcccctcccgccGTGACCATCatgtctccttccttcctcccagcGTTTGTGAGACACATCTTGTCAGGGTGAAGCCGCGAGGGGTACGCCTCTTCCCACATACCTCCACCTGCCTCCTCCGTTTactgacttatttttttccgcccttcccttctttttcttttttttcgtttgttttttctttttttaaaaaaaaaaagaaaaaaaccccaaaaccgAACGGCGGGCCGAGGGGCCGCCCTGGCTCGGCCCCTCCGCATGTCTCTCTGCATGGAGCTGGCTCTACCTCTGCgctgccgggggctgcgggcgcccgggcggggggcgcggggggccgccgggaccccgccgcggccgggacCCCCGGTCTCTGGGCAGGAAGCGGAGCGGCTTCTAGACTTGACTTCAGCCTCGGGTGCCTGGCAGTAGATGTAGAAATGAcgattcttccttttttctccctcccctccgcctgttttaattttttcctgccttttcgGTGGCGACGGCCCCCCCCTCACCCcgtctctctcctctctccgCAGAGCTGGTCCGGATGGTGCTGAGCGGCTGAAGacccccctgcccgccccttCCCCCTGCTCCCCGCCGCGTTACACGGGATTTTGTGCCTTTTCCTCCCCGCTCCGGCCCCCCACTCCAACCCCCCCACGTCGGCTCCTCTCCCTCAAATAAAGTGTGGAAAAGGCGCCGGCTGCCCGTGCCCCGTCCCCGCACACAGACCCTGCGACGCGAGGCCGGCTCTTCCCGCCCCGGGGacttggaattttatttttttttttgttatttaaaaaaacgAAATGGGGCTATAAGGGATGGgagtttttttggggggggggggttaaatGCCCAGTAGCCGGGGGGGGTTGGAGCTGTCTCATAAATAGCCGTGGTGGAGCAGTGTCCCTGGCCTGCCCGGGGGAGACCGAACACTTAAATAAAATCTGGGACGAcggtttaaaaaaaaagggggggcatattaaaaaaaaagaaaaaaacaaagcagggaggtTTTTTGGGTGGGGGCGATTCCTCGGGGGGGTTCCTCttgctgggggagggggggggcggtCTCCCcaggccggcggcggggcgggggctcACTGCGTGGGGGGCACGGGGGTGGcggtgctggggctgggcgcCATGGGGTCCGTCTGCAGCGGGGGGCCTTGATCTGCAAGGAGAGAgaagtggggagggggggggagacgCGGTGAGTTGGGGGGGGACACACGCGACGGCCCCTCCtgtggtgggaggggggcagagcCCACCCTGGGTGTCCCCCCTGCCCAATGCACCccgtcgtccccccccccccccggcagcgaCTGCTCACCTGCGCCGAGGCCGGCGTTTGGCAGGAGGCTCCCCTGCACGGCGGCCACGATGGCCGGGCTctgcgcggcggcggagcccggccccgggtgcggggggggcggggggagcggccCCCCCGGCGGCATGCTGCTGGCGAGGGCCCCATGCAGAGGGGGGGCGGGCGGGTTAGCGGGGAAGGTGGCCCCGATGGAGTCGGCGAGGGGGTTAGCCATGCTAAATGGGatggcgggcggcgcggcgggcgcgtTACCGGGCACGGCGGGGTGCGCGCTGCCCGCCAGGGTCCCCGCGAGGCTCTGCGACGGCGGCTGCTGGCCGGCGAAGGGCGCCTGGGCTGCCGGAGAAGCGCGGCCGGGCGTTAGCGCCGGCCCCGTGCACCACCAAcgccctccaccccccccctccaaaaaaaaaaaaaacaccccgTTTGCAGCGTTTCCGCTCACCGTGCGGGacggccggggcgggggccgggccgggctgcggggcgcccggcggcagcggcggcaccGCCGCCTGCCCCAGCGGCTCGGCCGGCGCCAGGCCGGGCTGGGCCACCacggccggggcgggcggcgcgccgggggccgcgccgaGCGCGTGGGCGGCGGGGGCcagcggggcgccggcgggcggcagcggctgcgccccgggcggcagcgccggcgcctgctgctgctgctgctgctgcatgtgcTGGAAGTGCTGCTGGCGGGCGCGCATCTCCGCGTACTTGAGCTGCTCCATGTGGAAGGCCTGGCGGTcggccagcagctgctgccgctgGTACTCCAGCTGCGGGGACGGGGGACGGGGTCACCGGGGggctcccggcgcccgccccggcgcccgccccggcgcgccccgctCACCGCCTCGCGCTCCCGGTCCATGATGGTCTCCAGCTCCTCGAAGTGCCGCAGCTTTATCTCCAGCTTCTTCATCTGCGTCTCCACCAGCAGCGCCA is from Rhea pennata isolate bPtePen1 chromosome 29, bPtePen1.pri, whole genome shotgun sequence and encodes:
- the MYL6 gene encoding myosin light polypeptide 6 isoform X1 encodes the protein MCDFSEEQTAEFKEAFQLFDRTGDGKILYSQCGDVMRALGQNPTNAEVMKVLGNPKSDEMNLKTLSFEQFLPMMQTIAKNKDQGCFEDYVEGLRVFDKEGNGTVMGAEIRHVLVTLGEKMTEEEVEQLVAGHEDSNGCINYEAFVRHILSG
- the ESYT1 gene encoding extended synaptotagmin-1, which gives rise to MERRGAAAAAALGALGRRLLWALPAYAAGLLGLGAGAVLLALALYAGWRRRRRARERGLRLAARLQHDEEAAVRAAAAAGLGTARGELPAWVTFPDVERAEWLNKVLAQAWPFFGRYMEKLLVENVAPAIRASNTHLQTFTFTKVDMGEKPLRVLGVRSHPGTHKQQILLDLNVSYVGDVQIDVEVKKFFCKAGVKGMQLHGMLRIILEPLLGDVPIVGALTMFFIRRPTLDINWTGMTNLLDIPGLSSVSDTMIMDAISSYLVLPNRLLVPLVPDLHEAAQLRCPLPRGVVRVHLLGARDLQSKDRFMRGLVEGKSDPYAVLRVGTQVVTSRVIDDNLNPTWDEVYEFIVHEVPGQEIEVELFDKDPDQDDLLGRMKLDLGEVLKARVLEEWFPLQDGGRGRLRLRLEWLTLMSDASKLDEVLQRNRTIAAKPDPPSAAILVVYLDRAQELPLKKSGKEPNPMVQVSVQDVTRESKVVYNTAAPVWEDAFRFFLHDPAHQDVDIQVKDDMRQSSLGSVSVHLSRLLAAPELTLRQPFALERSGPRSRLYMTLVLRVLFLDAPEGGCGPPPAPPGQLDLQPGGAGAGSSAERPSKASPDPQFGTEHVLRIHLLEAENLIAKDNFLKGMVRGKSDPYAKVRVAGKVFRSRVVKEELNPRWNEVYEVVVDSVPGQDVEFDLFDKDIDKDDFLGRCKVPLRRVLSSRVVDEWLPLEEVKSGRLHVRLESLAPCPSAALLEQVLHANGLLQPARGEELSAALLSVFVDRAADLPVRRGSKPPAACASLAVRDVSVKTKTCAPSSEPVWDEGFSFLIKRPHGESLELQVRDEGGQPLGALSLPLPQLLASEGLAVDGWFPLAGGGPGGQVLLRAQLGVLVSQDVEGAAGDGGDPEPQDVEPRQEEESGAGGQLRQRLAPAEGRAEPAEPPLGRLQLSLCYRADERKLVAVVHACRKLRAVSKDLPDPYVSLVLLPDKSRATKRKTSAQRKTLNPDFNEKFEWDLSLEEAGRRKLEAHVKSTVSFMSREKEALGKLHLDLAQVDLSEGGAHWYELRDERSSP
- the MYL6 gene encoding myosin light polypeptide 6 isoform X2, with the translated sequence MCDFSEEQTAEFKEAFQLFDRTGDGKILYSQCGDVMRALGQNPTNAEVMKVLGNPKSDEMNLKTLSFEQFLPMMQTIAKNKDQGCFEDYVEGLRVFDKEGNGTVMGAEIRHVLVTLGEKMTEEEVEQLVAGHEDSNGCINYEELVRMVLSG